The Tolypothrix sp. PCC 7712 region AGGAATTTCTGCGTCGTTGGTAAGCCAAGACAAGCGTAGTCAGTTATTTCGCCTCGGTGGTTGGGTAACTCTGGCAATTGGGGCAATTACTTTGCTGCGAACCGGCGACACAATGGCCGATTACACCGGACACGCTGCTTTATTTTGCTTGATTTTAGCCCTAATTGCTCGTCCCATTAGTGGAATTTGGGCATCACCCCTACGTTATCGCCGTGCTTTAGGAGTAGGAGCATTTGTGCTGTCTGTGGTTCACACTTTCCACATGATGGAACATTTATTGCAATGGAATCTTGCTGCCTTTTGGTTTTTACAACCAGATTTTCAGTGGAGCATAATTGCTGGTGCTGTCGCTTTGGTATTGATGACTCCAGCAGCCTTGACAAGTTTTGATTGGGTACAAAAATCTTTAGGCAAGCGTTGGCGACAAATTCATCTATTAAGTGTGCCAGCTTTGCTGTTAAGCGTAATTCATGCAGTTATAATTGGTTCCCATTATTTGGGTTCCTCACAATCAACTGGGGGAAATAAACTAGCAGTAGCTACAGTTGGGTTTGTTACCCTTTGTGTGTTGCTGCTGCGTTCACGTTGTTTTTGGTCAAAGTTAACCTTAGCAAAATTTTATGTTCCCCCAACTAAGTCACGCTAAATCTTCTATTCCTTTAATTTTCTTATTACTGCTATCCTTAACTCCCCTTAACGCCGCTTCTGCTCATTCAGTGAAAATCTCCGCAGATGTTGGTGGCACTCTACATATTGAACCGAATGATAATCCCCAAGCGGGACAACCTGCAAAAGCTTGGTTTGCACTCACTCGCAAAGGTGGAAAAGCGATCGCACTTAAAGATTGTGATTGTCGGTTGGCTATTTATGCTGAACCCCATACACCACAAGAGCCACCTCTGTTAGAACCTCCTTTAAAACCTGTGTCTGCTGAACGTTACAAAGATACGCCAGGTACAGAAATTACCTTTCCCAAGCCAGGGGCTTATCAGCTGGCACTTACTGGTAAACCGACTTCTGGGGAAAGCTTCAAACCTTTTGAGTTAAAGTTTCAAGTTACTGTGGCATCAGGTTCGCAAACTATACCACAAGCTCCCCAGAATGTCAATCAACCTGTCAATAATCAAGCCATAGAAACTCAATCTCCACCCTTACCCTTGTGGGCGATCGCCGCCGCTGTGTTTGCCACGTTAGGTATTGTCCTGGCTGTCATGCAGAAGCGGCGGAGGTGATTGGGGACTGGGGATTAGGGATTGGGGATTGGGGAACTCGGGGCCCCCTCTGGGGATAAGGGGTAATGGGGATTGGGGACTGGGGAAAAGGTAAAAAGGAAAAAAGGGACAAGGGGGATGAGGAAGGAGGATGAGGGAGATGAGGGAGATGAGGAAGCAGGGGAGAAATTACTATTACCCATTACCCATTACCCATTACCCATTACCCATTACCCATTACCCATTACCCATTACCCATTCCCCATGCCCCATGCCCCATGCCCATTATTTATGCCTCTTTTGATGCCATTGCCAGGCGTGGAGGACGATATCTTTGATGGCTGGATACTGGGGTTGCCAATCGAGGATTTTGCGGGCTTTTTCGCTACTGCCGATTAAGGATGGTGGATCTCCGGGACGGCGATCGCATTCTTTGACTGGGATGGTTAATCCGGTTACATCTTCGGCTGCGGAAATTACTTCCTTTACTGAGAAGCCTAGACCATTGCCTAAATTAAAGACTTCGCTGTCGTTGCCTTGTAATAAATATTCCAATCCTAAAACATGAGCGTCTGCTAAGTCGCTCACGTGAATGTAGTCTCTAATACAAGTACCATCTGGTGTGGGATAATCTGTACCGAAAATAGAAATCGATTCCCGCTTACCTAAAGCTGTCAGCAATACCAAGGGTATCAAATGGGTTTCGGGGTTGTGGTCTTCTCCTAGTAGTCCGGTAGGATCGGCACCAGCAGCGTTAAAGTAGCGGAAACGCACCGATTTTAAACCATAGGCAGTATCAAAGTCAGAAAGAATCCGCTCTACCATTAACTTGGTAGCGCCATAGGGATTAATCGGATTTTGGGGATGATTTTCGGGAATTGGTACAACTTCTGGCACTCCATAGGTTGCACAAGTAGAAGAAAATACAAATTTCTTAACAGATGCCGCTAGCATCGCTTCTAGCAACACCAGGGTACCTAAAACATTGTTGCGATAGTATTTTGCTGGGTCTGTAACTGATTCTCCCACGTAGGCGTAGGCAGAAAAATGCATCACTGCCGTAATATTGTGGGTTTGAAATAATTTATCAAGTAAAGGGCGATCGGCAGTATCACCAGCTACAAGCTCTACTTGCAACACCTGCTCTACTAAGTCACGATGTCCATACACGAGGTTATCAAGTATTACCACTTCATAACCTGCTCGCTTCAGGGCCAACACGGTATGGGAACCGATATATCCTGCTCCTCCTGTCACTAAAATAGTGGGCTTTTCCGGTGACATAGTTTATCCTTTTGAGTTACAGTTACTCAACTAATCTAATGTACTGGTGCCTCATTACTCATTGGGAAAATTTTAAATAATAGACGCAGTGTCAAAAAATTGCACTAAAATCACTACGACGGTAGTCTTTGGGTGTGAGGTGTGAGGTATTTTAAGTCAGGTAACAGTGCGTTTACAATTTGACGAGAAAATAAATCCGCTGCCCGAAACCTTGAGGCTGTCCCTTAAAGGAATGCTATTTGCTATATGTCGGGAACCCCGTCTACCGCAATGGCTCACTGCATCGGAAAATTTGAGAGTTAATCTACTATGTTTCTACTGTTAAGCCGAGTACTACTTTGGCTATTAATTGGCACTGTTGTATACTCTTTGTTCCAAAGATTCTATCCTGCGGGGAATTTTGTGGGACGATTAGTCATAGTCATCCTGTTGATTGTTGTAGCCCTGGCGTTTCTGAACCCTAACGAACCAGCTGTAGCATCTTTGTGGAGGATGGTATCATTTCCACTAAAACCTCTAGGTGCATCGGTCTTGATGTTGATTTTCGCGGCACAGAGAATCAAGGGGGGTGGAATCGATAAACCAGGAGGATATTTACTAGGTTGGGCGCTGACAATTTTACTGTTAGCAAGTACACCCGCTATTGCTTACTTTTTAGTCAGGACACCTGTTGCAACGGTGGGTAATCCTCAGTTAGCAGCGCTCGAAAGAGTTGAGTATATGAGGTTAGCGTCTGCGGCTTCCCAACTAACTCCTGATTCAGAAACTCTGGTGGCTTTAGGCCCAGCAAATACCATCGGTAATGTCTCTGATGTGGCAGCGAATGGTATTCTACCTCCAGCTGATATGAGTCAGTCAACCATAGCTTTAAATCAATTTGGTGTGAAAGTCCCGCCTTATTTGTTGCAGAATCCTCA contains the following coding sequences:
- a CDS encoding sulfite exporter TauE/SafE family protein, whose translation is MLDLSLIIILGFLGSFGHCFGMCGPLTMAFSLSHQQENSDWRQQLKFHLLLNLGRMLSYTLVGAGIGALGSVLLEGGQVAGVGSDLRRWMAIITGLMLIWFGLGQIKPDLLPKIPVLHPLLQGGLHNHLSKGMFNLSLQTKWWTPALLGMTWGLMPCGFLYAAQIKAAETSNLWMGAATMLAFGLGTLPMMLGAGISASLVSQDKRSQLFRLGGWVTLAIGAITLLRTGDTMADYTGHAALFCLILALIARPISGIWASPLRYRRALGVGAFVLSVVHTFHMMEHLLQWNLAAFWFLQPDFQWSIIAGAVALVLMTPAALTSFDWVQKSLGKRWRQIHLLSVPALLLSVIHAVIIGSHYLGSSQSTGGNKLAVATVGFVTLCVLLLRSRCFWSKLTLAKFYVPPTKSR
- the galE gene encoding UDP-glucose 4-epimerase GalE — its product is MSPEKPTILVTGGAGYIGSHTVLALKRAGYEVVILDNLVYGHRDLVEQVLQVELVAGDTADRPLLDKLFQTHNITAVMHFSAYAYVGESVTDPAKYYRNNVLGTLVLLEAMLAASVKKFVFSSTCATYGVPEVVPIPENHPQNPINPYGATKLMVERILSDFDTAYGLKSVRFRYFNAAGADPTGLLGEDHNPETHLIPLVLLTALGKRESISIFGTDYPTPDGTCIRDYIHVSDLADAHVLGLEYLLQGNDSEVFNLGNGLGFSVKEVISAAEDVTGLTIPVKECDRRPGDPPSLIGSSEKARKILDWQPQYPAIKDIVLHAWQWHQKRHK